The Chryseolinea soli genome contains a region encoding:
- a CDS encoding VOC family protein — protein sequence MKIDHIALYTTDIEKLKVFYEHYFKAKAGEKYTNAKKHFQSYFLSFSEGSRIEIMQKMGIPPHALEEETLGLTHLAIAVGDKATVDTLTEQLREDGYRIVGEPRITGDGYYESVVLDPDGNRIEITI from the coding sequence ATGAAAATCGACCACATCGCGCTCTACACCACAGACATTGAAAAGCTGAAAGTTTTCTACGAGCATTATTTCAAAGCGAAGGCTGGCGAAAAATACACCAACGCCAAAAAGCATTTCCAATCCTATTTTCTTTCTTTCTCAGAAGGAAGCCGGATTGAGATCATGCAAAAAATGGGCATTCCCCCACATGCTCTGGAGGAAGAAACCCTGGGGCTGACGCACTTGGCCATCGCGGTGGGCGACAAAGCAACGGTCGACACGCTGACGGAACAATTGCGAGAAGACGGCTACAGGATTGTAGGAGAACCACGTATCACGGGCGATGGTTACTACGAAAGCGTGGTGTTGGATCCGGATGGAAATAGGATCGAGATAACGATTTAA
- a CDS encoding pyridoxamine 5'-phosphate oxidase family protein: MAQFPITDKTEITRLPKRGVYDKDAVYAILDEALFCNLAYTRDNQAFQIPTGFCRIGDKLYLHGSVGSFYMRELAEKKPPVSISATIMDGLVLARSAFHHSVNYRSVVVFSTPEKVEDENELYTALEVFTNKMQPGRWNDVRKPTAGEWKATMLLSFKIEEASAKVRTGPPKDDDEDYTLDVWAGVVPLEITRHSPQPDPALKTGVPLPVYLQKL; this comes from the coding sequence ATGGCACAATTTCCCATCACCGACAAGACTGAGATCACACGCCTGCCCAAACGCGGCGTGTACGACAAAGACGCTGTCTATGCCATTCTCGACGAGGCCCTGTTTTGCAACCTGGCCTATACACGCGACAACCAGGCCTTTCAAATCCCCACCGGATTTTGCCGCATCGGCGACAAGCTCTACCTGCACGGCTCCGTGGGAAGTTTCTACATGCGCGAACTGGCCGAGAAAAAACCGCCGGTGTCCATCAGTGCCACCATCATGGACGGCCTGGTGTTGGCCCGTTCGGCCTTCCATCATTCGGTGAACTATCGCTCCGTGGTGGTCTTCAGCACACCCGAAAAAGTGGAAGACGAAAACGAGCTATACACCGCCCTCGAAGTCTTCACCAACAAAATGCAGCCCGGCCGTTGGAACGACGTGCGCAAACCCACCGCCGGCGAATGGAAAGCTACCATGTTGCTCTCGTTCAAAATCGAAGAGGCCTCCGCCAAAGTGCGTACTGGCCCTCCGAAAGACGACGATGAGGATTATACCCTGGATGTGTGGGCCGGCGTAGTTCCCCTGGAGATCACCCGCCACTCACCCCAACCCGACCCCGCATTAAAAACCGGCGTGCCGTTACCCGTTTACCTGCAGAAGCTTTAA